From Passer domesticus isolate bPasDom1 chromosome 5, bPasDom1.hap1, whole genome shotgun sequence, the proteins below share one genomic window:
- the HMOX1 gene encoding heme oxygenase 1 — MWDRAGQLTAPPSRGCGKQESTAAAGKQRSETTWRNMETSQAHSSERMSTDLSELLKEATKEVHEQAENTPFMRNFQKGQVSLQEFKLVTASLYFVYSALEEEIERNKNNPVYAPVYFPAELHRKAALEEDLKYFYGKNWREEIPCPEATQKYVERLHYIGKNEPELLVAHAYTRYLGDLSGGQVLKKIAQKALQLPSTGEGLAFFTFDGVSNATKFKQLYRSRMNALEMDLATKKRVMEEAKNAFLLNIRVFEALQELVSKGQENGHPVQPKAELLRTRNVNKSHEHGPAAGKESERTKMRNTDTPPTTSLVRWIVALSFLAMTVAVGLFAM, encoded by the exons ATGTGGGATCGGGCTGGCCAGCTCACTGCTCCACCGTCCCGGGGCTGCGGGAAGCAggaaagcacagcagcagcagggaagcagaggagTGAAACGACGTGGAGAAACATGGAAACTTCCCAGGCACACAGCTCTGAAAG GATGTCCACAGACCTGTCAGAACTGTTGAAGGAAGCTACCAAGGAGGTGCACGAGCAGGCAGAGAACACACCGTTCATGAGGAACTTCCAGAAGGGGCAGGTGTCACTCCAGGAGTTCAAG ctGGTTACAGCATCCCTGTACTTTGTCTACTCTGCTCTGGAGGAAGAGATCGAGCGGAACAAGAACAATCCAGTTTATGCCCCTGTGTATTTTCCGGCGGAACTGCACCGCAAAGCTGCCCTGGAGGAAGACTTGAAGTACTTCTATGGCAAAAACTGGAGGGAAGAGATCCCATGTCCTGAGGCTACTCAGAAATACGTCGAGAGGCTCCACTACATAGGCAAGAATGAGCCAGAGCTCCTGGTGGCCCATGCCTACACTCGCTATTTGGGAGACCTGTCTGGGGGGCAGGTGCTGAAGAAAATTGCCCAGAAGGCCCTTcagctgcccagcactggggaAGGGCTGGCTTTCTTCACCTTTGATGGCGTCTCCAATGCCACCAAGTTCAAGCAGCTCTATCGCTCCCGCATGAATGCTCTCGAGATGGACCTTGCCACTAAGAAAAGAGTCATGGAGGAGGCCAAGAATGCATTCCTGTTAAATATACGG GTGTTCGAGgcgctgcaggagctggtgtccAAGGGCCAGGAGAATGGTCAtcctgtgcagccaaaggcagagctgctTCGCACGAGGAACGTCAACAAATCCCATGAGCACG gtccagcagctgggaaggaaaGTGAGAGGACAAAGATGAGGAACACAGACACGCCACCCACCACGTCCCTGGTGCGGTGGATCGTGGCGCTCAGCTTCCTCGCCATGACAGTCGCCGTGGGCTTGTTTGCCATGTGA
- the MCM5 gene encoding DNA replication licensing factor MCM5: MSGFDDPGIYYSDSFGGDASVDEGQVRKSQLQKRFKEFLRQYRVGTDRTGFTFKYRDELKRHYNLGQYWVEVEMEDLASFDEDLADYLYKQPTEHLQLLEEAAKEVADEVTRPRPSGEETLQDIQVMLRSDANAANIRSLKSEQMSHLVKIPGIVIAATPVRAKATRITIQCRSCRNTISNIAVRPGLEGYALPRKCSTEQAGRPRCPLDPYFIMPDKCKCVDFQVLKLQESPDAVPHGEMPRHLQLYCDRYLCDKVVPGNRVTIMGIYSIKKSAQSKNKSRFNVGVGIRSAYIRVVGIQVDTEGSGHSFSGSVTPQEEEELRRLAAMPNIYETIAKSIAPSIYGSTDIKKAIACLLFGGSRKRLPDGLTRRGDINLLMLGDPGTAKSQLLKFVEKCSPIGVYTSGKGSSAAGLTASVIRDPVSRNFFMEGGAMVLADGGVVCIDEFDKMREDDRVAIHEAMEQQTISIAKAGITTTLNSRCSVLAAANSVFGRWDETKGEENIDFMPTILSRFDMIFIVKDEHNEERDMTLAKHVMALHVSALTQTQAVEGEIELNKLKKLISFCRTKCGPRLSAGAAEKLKNRYILMRSGTRQHEQESDRRSSIPITVRQLEAIVRIAESLAKMRLQPFATETDVEEALRLFHVSTLDAAMSGNLSGAEGFTTQEDQEMLSRIEKQLKRRFAIGSQVSEHSIVQDFMRQKYPEHAIYKVLQLMMRRGEIQHRMQRKVLYRIK, from the exons ATGTCCGGCTTCGACGACCCCGGCATTTACTACAGCGACAGCTTTGGGGGAGACGCGTCCGTGGACGAGGGGCAGGTTCGGAAGTCGCAGCTGCAGAAGCGGTTCAAGGAGTTCCTGCGGCAGTACCGGGTGGGCACGGACCGGACGGGCTTCACTTTCAAATACag GGATGAGCTCAAGCGGCATTACAACCTGGGGCAGTACTGGGTGGAGGTGGAGATGGAAGACTTGGCCAGCTTTGATGAAGATCTCGCAGACTATTTGTACAAGCAACCAACagagcacctgcagctg TTGGAAGAAGCAGCAAAAGAAGTTGCAGATGAGGTCACTCGTCCTCGTCCCTCGGGGGAGGAGACTCTCCAAGACATCCAAGTGATGCTGAGGTCGGATGCCAACGCAGCCAACATCCGCAGCCTGAAG TCTGAGCAGATGTCCCACCTTGTGAAGATCCCTGGGATTGTAATTGCAGCAACCCCCGTGAGAGCCAAAGCCACCAGAATCACCATCCAGTGCCGCAGCTGCCGCAACACCATCAGCAACATCGCCGTGCGCCCGGGCCTGGAGGGCTACGCTCTGCCCAGGAAATGCAGCAC AGAACAAGCTGGCCGCCCAAGGTGCCCTCTGGACCCTTATTTTATCATGCCAGATAAGTGCAAGTGCGTGGATTTCCAGGTTCTGAAACTGCAGGAGTCTCCAGATGCCGTGCCGCATGGGGAGATGCCCCGGCACTTGCAGCTCTACTGCGACAG GTACCTGTGTGACAAAGTTGTCCCAGGGAACAGAGTCACTATCATGGGGATCTACTCCATCAAGAAATCTGCGCAGAGCAAGAACAAAAGCCGTTTCAATGTGGGGGTGGGCATCCGGAGCGCTTACATCCGCGTGGTGGGCATCCAGGTGGACACGGAGGGCTCCG GACATAGCTTCAGTGGCTCGGTGACGCCTCAGGAAGAGGAGGAACTTCGTCGCCTGGCTGCCATGCCCAACATCTACGAGACCATTGCCAAGAGCATCGCGCCCTCCATCTACGGCAGCACTGACATCAAGAAGGCCATCGCCTGCCTCTTGTTTGGAGGCTCCCGCAAGAG GCTCCCGGATGGCCTGACCCGCAGAGGGGACATCAACTTGCTGATGCTGGGGGATCCTGGCACGGCCAAATCCCAGCTGCTGAAGTTTGTTGAGAAGTGTTCTCCCATTGGG GTGTACACCTCAGGAAAAGGCAGCAGCGCTGCTGGCTTGACAGCCTCAGTGATCCGTGACCCTGTCTCcaggaatttcttcatggagGGAGGAGCCATGGTGCTGGCAGACGGAGGAGTGGTGTGCATCGATGAGTTCGACAAG ATGCGGGAGGATGACCGTGTGGCCATCCatgaggccatggagcagcagACCATCTCCATTGCCAAG GCAGGAATCACAACCACACTCAACTCCCGCTGCTCGGTTCTGGCAGCTGCCAACTCCGTCTTTGGGCGCTGGGATGAAACCAAGGGCGAGGAGAACATTGATTTTATGCCCACCATCCTGTCCCGATTTGACATGATCTTCATCGTTAAGGACGAGCACAATGAGGAGCGGGACATG ACACTGGCCAAGCACGTGATGGCCTTACACGTGAGTGCCTTGACGCAGACCCAGGCCGTGGAGGGCGAGATTGAGCTGAACAAACTGAAGAAGCTCATCTCCTTCTGTCGGAC GAAGTGTGGCCCCCGGCTGTCGGCAGGGGCGGCGGAGAAGCTGAAGAACCGCTACATCCTGATGCGCAGCGGCACCCGGCAGCACGAGCAGGAGAGCGACCGCCGCTCCAGCATCCCCATCACTGTCCG gcagctggaggCCATTGTGCGCATTGCCGAGTCCTTGGCGAAGATGAGGCTTCAGCCCTTTGCCACCGAGACGGATGTTGAGGAGGCCTTGCGGCTCTTCCACGTGTCCACGCTCGATGCGGCCATGTCGGGCAACCTGTCAG GGGCAGAAGGCTTCACGACGCAGGAGGACCAAGAGATGCTGTCCCGCATTGAGAAGCAGCTCAAGCGCCGCTTCGCCATCGGCTCCCAGGTGTCCGAGCACAGCATCGTCCAGGACTTCATGCGGCAG AAGTACCCAGAACACGCCATCTACAAGGTGCTGCAGCTGATGATGCGGCGGGGGGAGATCCAGCACCGCATGCAGCGCAAGGTCCTGTACCGCATCAAGTGA